The proteins below come from a single Elgaria multicarinata webbii isolate HBS135686 ecotype San Diego chromosome 11, rElgMul1.1.pri, whole genome shotgun sequence genomic window:
- the LOC134406865 gene encoding olfactory receptor 4M1-like isoform X2 produces the protein MAELLNLTEFILTGLSHERGVQLFLFALFLTFYLIVLPSNILIIITIRGDPHLSSPMYFLLANLAFLDIWYSSITAPKMLVDFFAERKIISFWGCIAQLFFLHFVGASEMFLLTVMAYDRYVAICRPLHYTTTMSRHLCIVLVTASWAGGFVHSLIQVILIIRLPFCGPNELDNYFCDITQVLRITCANTFAEELVMIFSSGLISVVCFVALLVSYAFLLTMLKKNAGESAGKALSTCYSHITIVIFMFGPAIYIYARPFDEYAPDKVVSVFHTIIFPLLNPIIYTLRNKEITTAMKKVVNRYLLCKKK, from the coding sequence TGACTGAGTTCATCCTAACAGGTCTGTCCCATGAGCGTGGAGTCCAGCTTTTCCTCTTTGCTCTCTTCCTCACTTTCTACCTGATTGTCCTGCCAAGCAACATCTTGATCATCATCACCATCCGAGGTGACCCACACCTCAGCTCACCCATGTATTTCCTGCTGGCCAACCTGGCTTTTTTGGACATCTGGTATTCCTCCATCACTGCTCCTAAGATGCTGGTTGACTTCTTCGCTGAGCGCAAAATCATTTCCTTTTGGGGCTGCATTGCtcagctcttctttctccatTTTGTGGGTGCCTCTGAGATGTTCCTGCTCACGGTCATGGCCTATGACCGCTATGTTGCCATCTGCCGGCCCTTGCACTACACCACCACCATGAGCCGGCATCTGTGCATTGTACTGGTCACAGCCTCTTGGGCTGGAGGCTTTGTGCACTccctcatccaagtcatactGATCATCCGCCTCCCATTTTGTGGGCCCAATGAATTGGACAACTACTTCTGTGATATTACCCAGGTGCTGAGGATCACCTGTGCCAACACCTTTGCTGAGGAATTGGTGATGATCTTCAGCAGTGGCCTCATCTCTGTGGTCTGCTTCGTGGCCCTCTTGGTTTCCTATGCCTTCCTGCTCACTATGCTGAAGAAGAACGCCGGTGAATCAGCTGGCAAGGCCCTCTCCACCTGCTATTCCCACATCACCATAGTCATTTTCATGTTTGGTCCTGCCATCTACATCTATGCTCGACCCTTTGATGAATATGCACCCGACAAGGTGGTCTCTGTCTTCCACACAATCATCTTCCCCCTCTTGAACCCTATTATTTATACCCTCAGGAACAAGGAGATCACTACTGCCATGAAGAAGGTAGTCAACAGATATCTCCTCTGCAAGAAAAAATGA
- the LOC134405731 gene encoding olfactory receptor 4N5-like, whose translation MKNGNYTVVTEFVLQRFAQNWDLQLFLCALLLLFYVIILPGNILIIVTIRNDPRLGSPMFFLLANLAFMDICYSFVTPPKMITNLFSGRRTISYPGCMAQIFFIHFFGGAEICLLISMAIDRYVAICHPLHYATVMTKAVCWVLVLCAWAGAFMHSMIQAILIIPLQFCGPNEVDNFFCDITQVIKLASTNTYTLQFVMFVNSCLVVTTCFILLLISYGVLLVKVRTGSSHGKNKASSTCITHIIILVVMFGPAIYIYCHPFQDCPFDKLVAFFHTVVFPLMNPMIYTLRNKEIKVAMWRLLMKQNICGNK comes from the coding sequence ATGAAAAATGGAAATTATACAGTTGTGACTGAGTTTGTTCTCCAGAGATTTGCACAGAACTGGGACCTACAGCTGTTCCTTTGTGCTCTCCTCCTGCTTTTCTATGTCATCATCCTACCTGGGAACATCCTCATCATTGTGACAATAAGGAATGACCCCCGTCTGGGTTCCCCCATGTTTTTCCTATTGGCCAACCTGGCCTTCATGGACATCTGCTATAGCTTTGTCACCCCTCCAAAGATGATCACCAACCTCTTCTCCGGCAGGAGAACCATCTCCTACCCAGGCTGCATGGCTCAGATATTTTTCATACATTTTTTTGGTGGTGCTGAGATCTGCCTCCTTATTTCCATGGCTATTGACCGGTACGTGGCTATCTGCCACCCATTGCACTATGCCACTGTGATGACCAAGGCAGTGTGTTGGGTGTTGGTGCTATGTGCATGGGCCGGAGCTTTCATGCATTCCATGATCCAGGCCATCCTCATTATTCCACTCCAGTTCTGTGGCCCCAATGAGGTGGACAACTTCTTTTGTGATATCACCCAGGTCATCAAGCTGGCTTCCACCAACACTTACACACTACAGTTTGTCATGTTTGTCAATAGCTGTTTGGTGGTCACTACATGTTTtatccttctcctcatctcctaTGGAGTACTGCTGGTTAAGGTGAGGACAGGCTCCAGCCATGGCAAGAACAAAGCCTCTTCTACATGCATCACCCATATCATCATTCTCGTCGTCATGTTTGGTCCAGCTATCTACATTTATTGTCATCCCTTCCAGGACTGCCCCTTTGACAAGTTGGTGGCCTTTTTCCACACGGTGGTCTTCCCCTTGATGAATCCCATGATCTATACATTGAGAAACAAGGAGATCAAAGTTGCTATGTGGAGACTGCTCATGAAACAAAACATTTGTGGAAACAAGTGA
- the LOC134406897 gene encoding olfactory receptor 4Q2-like, producing MEHLKSNHTRVNEFFLAAISPTWQSQIALFVVFLLAYAATIIGNTLIMLTVASDPQLRTPMYFLLGNLSFLDLCLSTVTAPRLLMDFLIEKRSIVFEACMAQLFFLHFVGASEMLLLNVMAYDRYVAICKPLHYPSIMNRHLCSWLVAASWTAGFIHSTVQTILTMRLPYCGPNQVDNYFCDVPPVIKLACTDIYIIELLMISNSGLITTCCFVILVTSYATILLRIQSPEGRRKALNVCASHLTVVTLFFAPCIFIYARPFCIFSVDKLVSVLYNVITPLLNPLIYTLRNKDVKMAMRKLRKKEVFSDGKLVM from the coding sequence ATGGAGCACCTGAAAAGTAACCACACAAGAGTGAATGAATTCTTCTTGGCGGCCATTTCCCCAACATGGCAGTCCCAAATTGCCCTCTTTGTGGTCTTCCTCCTGGCCTATGCAGCCACCATAATAGGAAATACCCTGATCATGCTGACGGTGGCATCTGACCCTCAATTGCGCACACCCATGTACTTCCTGTTGGGGAACCTCTCCTTCTTGGATCTTTGCCTTTCCACTGTCACAGCCCCCAGGTTGCTGATGGACTTCTTGATTGAGAAGAGGAGCATTGTCTTTGAAGCCTGCATGGCCCAGCTCTTTTTCCTCCATTTTGTGGGTGCTTCTGAGATGCTCCTCCTCAATGTCATGGCCTATGACAGGTATGTGGCCATTTGCAAGCCTCTGCACTACCCCAGTATCATGAACAGACATCTCTGCAGTTGGCTGGTGGCAGCTTCTTGGACTGCAGGCTTCATCCATTCCACAGTGCAGACCATCCTCACCATGAGGCTGCCCTACTGTGGGCCCAACCAGGTAGACAACTACTTCTGTGATGTTCCACCAGTCATCAAGCTGGCTTGCACCGATATCTACATCATTGAGCTCCTCATGATCTCCAACAGTGGCCTTATCACTACTTGTTGCTTTGTAATCTTGGTGACCTCCTATGCCACTATCCTGCTAAGAATTCAGTCCCCTGAGGGACGCCGCAAAGCCCTCAATGTCTGTGCCTCCCACCTTACTGTAGTCACCTTGTTTTTTGCTCCCTGCATCTTCATCTATGCTCGACCTTTCTGTATTTTCTCAGTAGACAAGCTGGTCTCTGTCCTGTACAACGTTATCACCCCTTTGCTGAATCCGTTGATCTACACCTTGAGAAATAAAGATGTGAAGATGGCCATGAGGAAGTTGAGAAAGAAGGAAGTCTTTTCTGATGGGAAATTGGTGATGTGA
- the LOC134406865 gene encoding olfactory receptor 4M1-like isoform X1, whose translation MQSEGARNRTQVTEFILTGLSHERGVQLFLFALFLTFYLIVLPSNILIIITIRGDPHLSSPMYFLLANLAFLDIWYSSITAPKMLVDFFAERKIISFWGCIAQLFFLHFVGASEMFLLTVMAYDRYVAICRPLHYTTTMSRHLCIVLVTASWAGGFVHSLIQVILIIRLPFCGPNELDNYFCDITQVLRITCANTFAEELVMIFSSGLISVVCFVALLVSYAFLLTMLKKNAGESAGKALSTCYSHITIVIFMFGPAIYIYARPFDEYAPDKVVSVFHTIIFPLLNPIIYTLRNKEITTAMKKVVNRYLLCKKK comes from the coding sequence ATGCAATCTGAAGGTGCAAGGAACAGAACCCAAGTGACTGAGTTCATCCTAACAGGTCTGTCCCATGAGCGTGGAGTCCAGCTTTTCCTCTTTGCTCTCTTCCTCACTTTCTACCTGATTGTCCTGCCAAGCAACATCTTGATCATCATCACCATCCGAGGTGACCCACACCTCAGCTCACCCATGTATTTCCTGCTGGCCAACCTGGCTTTTTTGGACATCTGGTATTCCTCCATCACTGCTCCTAAGATGCTGGTTGACTTCTTCGCTGAGCGCAAAATCATTTCCTTTTGGGGCTGCATTGCtcagctcttctttctccatTTTGTGGGTGCCTCTGAGATGTTCCTGCTCACGGTCATGGCCTATGACCGCTATGTTGCCATCTGCCGGCCCTTGCACTACACCACCACCATGAGCCGGCATCTGTGCATTGTACTGGTCACAGCCTCTTGGGCTGGAGGCTTTGTGCACTccctcatccaagtcatactGATCATCCGCCTCCCATTTTGTGGGCCCAATGAATTGGACAACTACTTCTGTGATATTACCCAGGTGCTGAGGATCACCTGTGCCAACACCTTTGCTGAGGAATTGGTGATGATCTTCAGCAGTGGCCTCATCTCTGTGGTCTGCTTCGTGGCCCTCTTGGTTTCCTATGCCTTCCTGCTCACTATGCTGAAGAAGAACGCCGGTGAATCAGCTGGCAAGGCCCTCTCCACCTGCTATTCCCACATCACCATAGTCATTTTCATGTTTGGTCCTGCCATCTACATCTATGCTCGACCCTTTGATGAATATGCACCCGACAAGGTGGTCTCTGTCTTCCACACAATCATCTTCCCCCTCTTGAACCCTATTATTTATACCCTCAGGAACAAGGAGATCACTACTGCCATGAAGAAGGTAGTCAACAGATATCTCCTCTGCAAGAAAAAATGA